A genomic segment from Lutibacter sp. A80 encodes:
- a CDS encoding glycoside hydrolase family 2 TIM barrel-domain containing protein produces the protein MSFKKINNLILFILLSVNITAQIKPGLDVRIKKNFNKNWKFILDDAIEFSNEDFNDANWRNIDLPHDWSVEYEFSKENSGRNAWLPGGIGWYRKEFNLPDNYKNKHVEIQFDGAYRHSQVWINGEHVGIQYDGYTSFYFDISPYLKFGEKNVIAVKVDNSIQPNCRWYSGSGIYRNTWLLISDKLHVANWGTYITTPKVSKEKAIVNIETTVENFRGNVDFILQTTIYNSKGENVGFTETEVNARLLKKYTFEQQITIDSPSLWSDRTPNMYIAITQLVVDTRVVDDYKSNFGIRSIRFDAEKGFFLNGENIKMKGVCLHHDAGVLGAAVPIEVWERRLKILKGIGCNAIRTAHNPAAPEFMDLCDEMGFLVMNEFVDKWYDNVPWNTKKSSFFNPNGFGDPYFYLEWQKNYQQTIFRDRNHPSVIIWSVGNENHSPGDNRQNYGLKKYASFVRTLDPTRPVISGMERGKDGDPVKKVNDIIESCSYMDLIALNYGEQWCKEIGSRTLGKLYISTESYVYFNSTPEKRFANIEKSPWLDVLKNDFNMGLFLWSGIDYLGESKKYPKLGSDSGLLDLAGFRKEVSYLYEAFWSEKPIVRIAVYEGDADDFSTSGRWGVPPMNATWNFEKGKAYDLVTYTNCDSVDLYLNGKKLGNKKLSEIDNFIMKWRAINYQPGSIKAVGIINGKEVCEFVLNTAGKPHHFNFNIYKKEGLKRGDIVQVEVEVVDEKENLISHKETVLNFHIEGGGEIIGISNGSINDTTDNFNTTSRFTKKGKCLVIIKIMNSVDNNVKLKVSSKTVEQEVVIKLN, from the coding sequence ATGAGTTTTAAAAAAATAAACAATTTAATTCTTTTTATTTTATTATCGGTTAACATAACTGCACAGATTAAACCTGGTTTGGATGTGCGAATAAAAAAAAACTTCAATAAAAATTGGAAATTTATATTAGACGATGCTATAGAATTTAGTAATGAGGATTTTAATGATGCTAATTGGCGAAATATTGATTTACCGCATGATTGGAGTGTTGAATATGAGTTTAGTAAAGAAAATTCAGGAAGGAATGCTTGGCTGCCAGGAGGAATAGGTTGGTATAGAAAAGAATTTAATCTACCCGATAATTACAAAAATAAGCATGTTGAAATTCAATTTGACGGTGCTTATAGACACTCTCAAGTTTGGATTAACGGAGAACATGTTGGAATTCAATATGATGGGTATACAAGTTTTTATTTTGATATTTCACCCTATTTAAAGTTTGGAGAAAAGAATGTTATAGCGGTAAAAGTAGATAATTCTATACAACCAAATTGTAGATGGTACTCAGGATCTGGTATTTATAGAAATACATGGTTGTTAATTTCAGATAAATTACATGTTGCTAATTGGGGTACTTATATTACAACACCAAAAGTGTCAAAGGAAAAAGCAATTGTAAATATTGAAACTACTGTTGAAAATTTTAGAGGAAATGTAGATTTCATTTTGCAAACTACCATATATAATTCAAAAGGTGAAAATGTAGGTTTTACTGAAACAGAAGTTAATGCCAGGCTCTTGAAAAAATACACTTTTGAGCAACAAATAACAATTGATTCACCAAGCTTATGGAGCGATAGAACTCCTAATATGTACATTGCAATTACTCAACTAGTAGTTGATACAAGAGTAGTAGATGATTATAAATCAAATTTTGGTATTCGTAGCATTCGCTTTGATGCAGAAAAAGGGTTCTTTTTAAATGGTGAAAACATAAAAATGAAAGGTGTTTGTCTACATCATGATGCTGGAGTTTTAGGTGCTGCTGTGCCTATTGAAGTTTGGGAACGAAGATTAAAAATTTTAAAGGGTATTGGGTGTAATGCTATTAGAACAGCTCACAATCCAGCTGCTCCAGAATTTATGGATTTATGTGATGAAATGGGGTTCTTAGTAATGAATGAATTTGTAGATAAATGGTATGATAATGTACCTTGGAACACAAAGAAAAGTAGTTTTTTTAACCCAAATGGTTTTGGTGATCCTTATTTTTATCTTGAATGGCAGAAAAATTATCAGCAAACTATTTTTAGAGATAGAAATCATCCAAGTGTTATTATTTGGAGTGTAGGAAATGAAAACCATAGTCCAGGAGATAATCGACAAAATTATGGATTAAAAAAATATGCAAGTTTTGTTAGAACTCTAGATCCAACACGCCCGGTGATATCTGGAATGGAAAGAGGAAAAGATGGAGATCCTGTAAAAAAAGTAAATGATATTATTGAAAGTTGTTCCTATATGGATTTAATAGCTTTAAATTATGGAGAACAATGGTGTAAAGAAATAGGAAGTCGTACACTTGGAAAACTATATATAAGTACTGAAAGTTATGTGTACTTTAATAGTACACCTGAAAAAAGATTTGCTAATATAGAAAAATCACCTTGGTTAGATGTTTTGAAGAATGACTTTAATATGGGGTTGTTTTTGTGGTCTGGTATTGATTATTTAGGAGAATCTAAAAAATACCCAAAACTTGGCTCTGACAGTGGTTTACTCGATTTAGCAGGTTTTAGAAAAGAAGTTTCGTATCTATATGAAGCCTTTTGGTCTGAAAAACCTATAGTTAGAATAGCGGTTTATGAAGGTGATGCTGACGATTTTTCCACATCTGGACGTTGGGGTGTACCACCAATGAATGCAACTTGGAATTTTGAAAAAGGAAAAGCTTACGATTTAGTAACTTATACAAATTGTGATTCAGTAGATTTATATTTAAACGGAAAGAAATTAGGGAATAAAAAATTATCGGAAATTGATAATTTTATTATGAAGTGGAGAGCTATTAATTATCAGCCAGGTTCTATAAAAGCAGTAGGAATTATTAATGGAAAAGAAGTATGTGAATTTGTTTTAAATACAGCAGGTAAACCTCATCATTTTAATTTTAATATCTATAAAAAAGAAGGGTTGAAAAGAGGAGATATTGTACAGGTTGAGGTTGAAGTAGTAGATGAAAAAGAAAATTTAATAAGCCATAAAGAAACTGTATTAAACTTTCATATTGAAGGTGGTGGAGAAATAATTGGTATTTCAAACGGAAGTATAAATGATACAACTGATAACTTTAATACTACTTCAAGATTCACTAAAAAAGGAAAATGTTTAGTAATTATTAAGATTATGAATTCTGTTGATAATAATGTAAAATTAAAAGTGTCTTCAAAAACTGTAGAACAGGAAGTGGTTATTAAACTGAACTAA
- a CDS encoding right-handed parallel beta-helix repeat-containing protein: protein MITILLVTGFLLASNTQIVKATPVYFSVAISDDATPAVVARILEAKERPISEITFEKGTYHFYPDKGYEKFCYISNHGDLMVKTPFPIFDFKNLTINGNGSTFIFHGVIIPFLIDNSSNITVKNVSIDWNEAFHSEGLIVANDKENKTFDMQISDEYPYDIRNGEIFFIKEYYEHSLGQSILYDPDRKAIAFETEKYTNISTKSKTSITNNIDKIKYKYEVDTKDLIIRNIGWENRAKVEQLKPGLVRVYGHKKELPPVGMILTMKGSQGYNRVSPAFRVTQTKGFNAQNVNVHHAGGMGIIAENSSDLILDNFNVTPSKGRMVSTTADATHFVGCRGKVVLKNCTFQNQLDDASNVHGTYQIIVDIIDEYRIGVRMGHHQQQGFVIGQVNDNLGFVRLSDSFDPYSKATIKNIQYLNGRYQIITFDEKLPTYLKTGDLVENLDAYPEFTVENCNISNNRARGLLISTPKKTVIKDSYFSTEMEAILIPVESSSWYESGSVKDLVIENNTFQDCQHSGFNRGVIRFDTDDDNQNIAFKNIEITNNKFNHFDNLILQIINTDGLLFKGNSIINSGNFPMLYPENPAIKIEHSKNIKFQKNKYKGKANVILKADEKLQSLKFR from the coding sequence ATGATTACTATACTATTAGTAACGGGTTTTTTACTTGCAAGTAATACACAAATAGTAAAAGCAACACCAGTATATTTTAGTGTAGCAATTTCCGACGATGCAACTCCAGCAGTGGTTGCCAGAATATTGGAAGCTAAAGAAAGGCCAATTTCTGAAATAACTTTTGAAAAAGGAACTTATCATTTTTATCCTGATAAAGGTTATGAAAAATTCTGTTATATTTCTAATCATGGAGATTTAATGGTAAAAACACCATTTCCAATTTTTGATTTTAAAAATTTAACAATAAATGGTAATGGTTCGACCTTTATATTTCATGGTGTAATAATTCCTTTTTTAATTGACAATAGTTCAAATATTACTGTAAAAAATGTTTCAATAGATTGGAATGAGGCATTTCATAGCGAGGGACTTATTGTTGCAAATGATAAAGAAAATAAAACTTTTGATATGCAAATATCAGATGAGTATCCTTATGATATAAGAAATGGTGAAATATTTTTTATAAAAGAATACTACGAACATAGTTTAGGGCAATCTATTTTATATGATCCAGATAGAAAAGCTATTGCTTTTGAGACAGAAAAATATACCAATATTTCAACAAAATCAAAGACTTCAATTACTAATAATATTGATAAAATTAAGTACAAATATGAGGTCGATACTAAAGATTTAATTATAAGAAATATTGGCTGGGAGAATAGAGCTAAAGTAGAACAGTTAAAACCTGGGTTAGTTCGAGTTTACGGGCATAAAAAAGAACTACCTCCAGTTGGAATGATTTTAACAATGAAAGGAAGTCAAGGTTATAATCGCGTTTCTCCAGCTTTTAGAGTTACACAAACTAAAGGATTTAATGCACAGAATGTAAATGTACACCATGCTGGAGGTATGGGGATTATTGCTGAAAATTCTTCAGATTTAATATTAGATAATTTCAATGTAACCCCTTCAAAAGGACGTATGGTTTCAACAACAGCCGATGCTACTCACTTTGTAGGTTGTAGAGGGAAAGTAGTATTAAAAAACTGTACTTTTCAAAATCAATTAGATGATGCTTCAAATGTACATGGTACCTATCAAATAATTGTAGATATTATAGATGAATATAGAATTGGAGTAAGAATGGGGCACCATCAACAACAAGGGTTTGTAATAGGGCAGGTGAATGATAATTTAGGTTTTGTACGTTTAAGTGATTCTTTCGATCCTTATAGTAAAGCAACAATTAAAAATATACAATATTTAAATGGAAGGTATCAAATAATTACATTTGATGAGAAACTTCCTACATATTTAAAAACAGGAGATTTAGTAGAAAATTTAGATGCATATCCAGAATTTACTGTAGAGAATTGTAATATAAGTAATAACAGAGCTAGGGGGTTGCTAATTTCTACACCTAAAAAAACTGTGATTAAGGATAGCTATTTTAGTACTGAAATGGAAGCTATTTTAATTCCTGTTGAAAGTAGTAGCTGGTACGAGTCTGGAAGCGTCAAAGATTTAGTGATTGAAAATAATACTTTTCAAGATTGCCAACATAGTGGTTTTAATAGAGGAGTTATTCGTTTTGATACCGATGATGATAATCAAAATATAGCATTTAAAAATATTGAAATTACTAATAATAAATTCAATCATTTCGACAATTTAATTTTACAAATTATAAATACCGATGGTTTATTATTTAAAGGTAATTCAATTATAAACTCAGGTAATTTTCCAATGTTATACCCAGAAAATCCAGCAATTAAAATAGAACATTCAAAAAATATAAAATTTCAAAAGAATAAATATAAAGGAAAAGCAAATGTTATATTAAAAGCTGATGAAAAATTACAGAGTTTAAAATTTAGATAA